One window of Diabrotica undecimpunctata isolate CICGRU chromosome 8, icDiaUnde3, whole genome shotgun sequence genomic DNA carries:
- the LOC140448651 gene encoding proteasome inhibitor PI31 subunit-like, with translation MAESLFGWDLLYSSVEKDIKSNQDILVCLTHLVLVSNGFRCVGLGESKVLDGDEKKSESLPKHWNEDQNNYSIRYVYQGKLYILKATNLDDALMVNLIRVDERTVSFLQLNKRDVATRSGSLDNMIPKHKDMVGQIKTQLIDKVIVSTKSKETGVQTECQSNRDRSTRLLTSPDHRLLSSPERHEFPYRAPIYGQDDLHPLGIGPIPRLPNLGGIGGGGMLFQPPGPSFGGGLGGRIPGGMGLPPGAVPPGARFDPFRPPDVDRFPPGRSNRPDPDEFPPPGYDDMFM, from the coding sequence ATGGCTGAATCTCTATTTGGTTGGGACCTACTGTATAGCAGTGTTGAAAAAGATATAAAAAGTAACCAGGATATCTTAGTTTGTCTAACTCATCTTGTCCTAGTCTCAAATGGTTTCAGATGCGTTGGTTTGGGTGAGTCTAAGGTATTGGACGGGGACGAAAAAAAGTCCGAGTCATTACCGAAGCATTGGAACGAAGATCAAAACAATTATTCCATAAGATATGTATATCAAGGAAAACTGTACATCTTAAAAGCAACCAATTTAGACGATGCACTGATGGTTAACTTGATCAGAGTGGATGAACGGACCGTGTCatttttacagttaaacaaaCGAGATGTTGCCACTAGGTCAGGCAGTTTAGATAACATGATTCCAAAGCACAAGGATATGGTTGGTCAAATAAAAACTCAACTTATTGATAAAGTTATAGTTTCCACCAAATCCAAAGAGACTGGTGTTCAGACTGAATGTCAAAGTAATAGAGACAGAAGTACTAGATTATTAACTTCCCCAGATCACAGATTATTAAGTTCCCCAGAGAGGCACGAATTTCCTTATCGAGCTCCAATATATGGACAAGATGATTTACATCCCCTGGGAATAGGACCAATACCTCGATTACCAAATCTTGGAGGTATTGGTGGAGGAGGGATGCTGTTCCAACCTCCAGGTCCTTCTTTTGGTGGAGGGTTGGGTGGGCGTATTCCAGGTGGTATGGGCCTTCCTCCAGGTGCAGTTCCACCTGGTGCTAGATTTGATCCATTTAGACCACCAGATGTTGACAGATTTCCTCCTGGAAGATCCAACCGACCTGATCCTGATGAATTCCCACCACCTGGATATGATGATATGTTTATGTAG
- the LOC140448648 gene encoding NEDD8 ultimate buster 1-like isoform X2 gives MTAICLFLPRSGDKMTNTLRKEDYLIQIRDKLRRDGIKLWLPPYFKGSNASEDDIKNLSEDFSKHLNIPPDICQEIIKDLQNNALENLKQKNHYKESGLATIKIKILHKNSPPRLIQKELLLSMITNELKDLVRNEISVSSEGQCNSQLLKTVDNYALLDLDIAWCYLCLESFVQLPEAESRLKRCEEKFHSTYGNNLERLVAVKGTPGNEEALFMRLHLLQAIVLYHQNKRAEALLLLRKVEEEINSLKVDDDSVVTLIELGYSSKEATLGLRAARGNVNEAANYINENREKRAEGRKKAEAEAILEKERKKLGLCNDGKQYVDPRFVKILVNMGYNKEAARVALKNTNNIISDSIQYIQENPLPGSSNSKSTEMMSFVDDLTKQLEEAGFDPRMAKLALSKHSGDIQKAAEELIANDGIIQGDLSNRFGAESLDNIKKRRQEDKEKNEAFQRLKEDIDIVDDDYLDINLVQEEIFLKEYLSLLNE, from the exons ATGACAGCAATTTGTCTATTTTTGCCACGGAGCGGAG ataaaatgaCAAATACATTAAGGAAGGAAGATTACTTAATACAAATTAGGGACAAGTTGAGAAGAGATGGGATTAAATTATGGTTACCACCGTATTTTAAAGGTTCAAATGCTTCCGAAGATGACATTAAG AACTTGTCGGAAGACTTCAGCAAACATTTAAATATTCCACCTGATATTTGCCAAGAAATTATTAAAGATTTGCAGAATAACGCCTTGGAAAACTTGAAGCAAAAGAATCATTATAAAGAATCTGGATTGGCTACCATAAAAATTAAGATTTTGCACAAAAATTCGCCCCCAAGGCTCATTCAAAAAGAATTGTTGTTGTCTATGATTACCAACGAGTTAAAGGACCTTGTCAGAAATGAAATCAGTGTGTCATCCGAGGG CCAGTGTAATTCCCAACTATTGAAAACTGTTGACAACTATGCCCTTTTGGATTTGGACATCGCCTGGTGTTATTTATGCTTAGAAAGCTTTGTTCAGTTGCCAGAAGCAGAATCCAGGCTGAAAAGATGCGAAGAAAAGTTTCATTCAACTTATGGAAATAATCTAGAAAGACTGGTAGCTGTTAAAGGGACTCCAG gaaatgaagaagcactGTTTATGCGGCTTCATTTACTTCAAGCCATAGTTCTGTATCACCAGAATAAAAGGGCAGAGGCTTTGCTTTTGTTACGTAAGGTAGAGGAAGAGATAAATTCGTTAAAAGTTGATGATGATAGTGTAGTGACTCTAATAGAGTTGG GATACTCATCGAAGGAAGCTACATTAGGGCTGAGAGCAGCACGGGGCAATGTCAATGAAGCAGCTAATTACATCAATGAGAATAGAGAAAAAAGAGCTGAAGGAAGAAAAAAAGCTGAAGCAGAAGCTATTTTAGAAAA AGAACGAAAAAAACTTGGTTTATGTAACGATGGAAAACAATATGTGGATCCCAGATTCGTAAAGATCCTAGTTAATATGGGGTATAATAAAGAGGCTGCAAGAGTTGCACTTAAAAATACCAATAATATAATTTCAGACAGCATTCAGTACATCCAAGAGAATCCATTACCAGGATCGAGCAATTCCAAGAGTACTGAGATGATGTCTTTTGTTGATGATCTGACCAAACAG CTTGAAGAAGCCGGATTTGATCCAAGAATGGCTAAATTGGCTCTATCCAAGCATTCAGGAGATATTCAGAAGGCAGCCGAAGAACTGATCGCCAATGATGGTATTATTCAAGGAGACTTATCCAATAGgt TTGGTGCCGAAAGTCTCGacaatataaaaaagagaagacaagaagataaagaaaaaaacgAAGCCTTCCAAAGATTAAAAGAAGATATAGATATCGTTGACGATGACTATTTGGACATTAACCTCGTCCAGGAAGAGATCTTCCTCAAAGAGTACCTGTCTCTGTTAAATGAATAA
- the LOC140448648 gene encoding NEDD8 ultimate buster 1-like isoform X1 → MTAICLFLPRSGDKMTNTLRKEDYLIQIRDKLRRDGIKLWLPPYFKGSNASEDDIKNLSEDFSKHLNIPPDICQEIIKDLQNNALENLKQKNHYKESGLATIKIKILHKNSPPRLIQKELLLSMITNELKDLVRNEISVSSEGLKLICSGRVLNDLESLGSQGVKNGSQMLAIILSESPTQVFQAENQIKELESVKTDSKLLALDNEYMQLEDQFGNPIKIPPKERKALVVAMALHEKGKSALKRNDYTRALVFFLEADQEFSQCNSQLLKTVDNYALLDLDIAWCYLCLESFVQLPEAESRLKRCEEKFHSTYGNNLERLVAVKGTPGNEEALFMRLHLLQAIVLYHQNKRAEALLLLRKVEEEINSLKVDDDSVVTLIELGYSSKEATLGLRAARGNVNEAANYINENREKRAEGRKKAEAEAILEKERKKLGLCNDGKQYVDPRFVKILVNMGYNKEAARVALKNTNNIISDSIQYIQENPLPGSSNSKSTEMMSFVDDLTKQLEEAGFDPRMAKLALSKHSGDIQKAAEELIANDGIIQGDLSNRFGAESLDNIKKRRQEDKEKNEAFQRLKEDIDIVDDDYLDINLVQEEIFLKEYLSLLNE, encoded by the exons ATGACAGCAATTTGTCTATTTTTGCCACGGAGCGGAG ataaaatgaCAAATACATTAAGGAAGGAAGATTACTTAATACAAATTAGGGACAAGTTGAGAAGAGATGGGATTAAATTATGGTTACCACCGTATTTTAAAGGTTCAAATGCTTCCGAAGATGACATTAAG AACTTGTCGGAAGACTTCAGCAAACATTTAAATATTCCACCTGATATTTGCCAAGAAATTATTAAAGATTTGCAGAATAACGCCTTGGAAAACTTGAAGCAAAAGAATCATTATAAAGAATCTGGATTGGCTACCATAAAAATTAAGATTTTGCACAAAAATTCGCCCCCAAGGCTCATTCAAAAAGAATTGTTGTTGTCTATGATTACCAACGAGTTAAAGGACCTTGTCAGAAATGAAATCAGTGTGTCATCCGAGGG ATTAAAACTAATATGCTCAGGACGAGTGTTAAATGATTTGGAATCTTTGGGAAGCCAAGGAGTGAAGAACGGTTCTCAAATGCTAGCAATAATATTATCTGAATCACCAACCCAAGTCTTCCAAGCTGAGAATCAAATAAAGGAACTGGAAAGTGTCAAAACAGATTCAAAGTTGTTAGCATTGGATAATGAATACATGCAGTTAGAAGACCAATTTGGAAACCCCATCAAAATACCCCCCAAGGAAAGAAAAGCTTTAGTGGTTGCTATGGCTTTGCATGAAAAAGGAAAATCGGCTTTGAAACGAAATGATTATACAAGAGCATTGGTGTTTTTTCTTGAAGCTGATCAAGAATTTAG CCAGTGTAATTCCCAACTATTGAAAACTGTTGACAACTATGCCCTTTTGGATTTGGACATCGCCTGGTGTTATTTATGCTTAGAAAGCTTTGTTCAGTTGCCAGAAGCAGAATCCAGGCTGAAAAGATGCGAAGAAAAGTTTCATTCAACTTATGGAAATAATCTAGAAAGACTGGTAGCTGTTAAAGGGACTCCAG gaaatgaagaagcactGTTTATGCGGCTTCATTTACTTCAAGCCATAGTTCTGTATCACCAGAATAAAAGGGCAGAGGCTTTGCTTTTGTTACGTAAGGTAGAGGAAGAGATAAATTCGTTAAAAGTTGATGATGATAGTGTAGTGACTCTAATAGAGTTGG GATACTCATCGAAGGAAGCTACATTAGGGCTGAGAGCAGCACGGGGCAATGTCAATGAAGCAGCTAATTACATCAATGAGAATAGAGAAAAAAGAGCTGAAGGAAGAAAAAAAGCTGAAGCAGAAGCTATTTTAGAAAA AGAACGAAAAAAACTTGGTTTATGTAACGATGGAAAACAATATGTGGATCCCAGATTCGTAAAGATCCTAGTTAATATGGGGTATAATAAAGAGGCTGCAAGAGTTGCACTTAAAAATACCAATAATATAATTTCAGACAGCATTCAGTACATCCAAGAGAATCCATTACCAGGATCGAGCAATTCCAAGAGTACTGAGATGATGTCTTTTGTTGATGATCTGACCAAACAG CTTGAAGAAGCCGGATTTGATCCAAGAATGGCTAAATTGGCTCTATCCAAGCATTCAGGAGATATTCAGAAGGCAGCCGAAGAACTGATCGCCAATGATGGTATTATTCAAGGAGACTTATCCAATAGgt TTGGTGCCGAAAGTCTCGacaatataaaaaagagaagacaagaagataaagaaaaaaacgAAGCCTTCCAAAGATTAAAAGAAGATATAGATATCGTTGACGATGACTATTTGGACATTAACCTCGTCCAGGAAGAGATCTTCCTCAAAGAGTACCTGTCTCTGTTAAATGAATAA
- the Sas10 gene encoding something about silencing protein 10 isoform X1, translating into MRIDNDEDYSASDSDEDYTENEKILLDKVRNRGKKFSDDKQEVFGVGGDESEDNEDDDDGDRSDLALSDVEGQEEDDLPDTRAWGKDKRKFYQTDYVDGDYGGFQGKDAQLAELEEEEARNLQKQLAQHLDDDDFGLDIFAKKAEEDDKQNEEIIKTDISKLSKRQKLQIMQKESPEFFNLVQDFQNKITVANLYLHPVLKKAEAGGIPQCKAVDFVQFKYELILNYCTNIYMYLLLKSSKANVQNHPLIKRLYQYRQLLLKLEPVYEEIIKPQIELILNEGTKEADTEKPKKTKKPLKLLTSMAKKTALEKLPKRKSSNEQAAEVVKRVKFDEGSLVKEKEKMKQKEMSSSEAEEEEAVENTEVIEEDEEEEPSKRAITYEMAKNKGLTPHRKKEQRNPRVKHKLKFRKAIIRRKGAVREPRKELSRYGGEISGIKSTVSRSIKIKT; encoded by the exons ATgag gaTTGATAATGACGAGGATTATAGTGCATCAGACTCTGACGAGGATTACacagaaaatgaaaaaatattacttGATAAAGTAAGAAATCGAGGCAAGAAGTTTTCAGATGATAAG CAAGAAGTTTTTGGTGTTGGAGGCGATGAATCGGAAGATAATGAAGACGACGACGACGGAGACAGAAGTGATTTAGCATTAAGTGATGTTGAAGGACAGGAGGAAGACGATTTACCAGATACTAGAGCATGGGGCAAAGATAAAAGAAAGTTTTATCAAACTGATTATGTAGATGGTGATTATGGAGGTTTTCAAGGAAAAGATGCTCAGCTTGCCGAGttagaggaagaagaagcaagAAACCTACAGAAACAACTAGCCCAGCACTTAGATGATGATGATTTTGGCCTGGATATATTTGCAAAA AAAGCTGAGGAAGATGATAAACAGAATGAGGAGATTATTAAAACTGATATTTCAAAGTTGTCTAAAAGACAAAAACTGCAAATTATGCAGAAAGAATCACCAGAGTTTTTCAATCTTGTTCAAGATTTCCAAA ATAAAATTACTGTAGCGAATTTATACTTACATCCTGTTTTAAAAAAAGCTGAAGCTGGAGGGATACCACAATGCAAAGCTGTGGATTTTGTACAGTTTAAATATGAATTGATATTAAA ctATTGTACCAATATCTATATGTACCTTTTACTGAAGTCTTCAAAGGCAAATGTGCAGAACCATCCACTGATTAAACGTCTATACCAGTATCGCCAGTTGCTTCTAAAATTAGAACCAGTGTATGAGGAAATCATTAAACCCCAAATAGAACTGATTTTAAATGAA GGCACAAAAGAAGCCGatactgaaaaacctaagaaaacAAAGAAACCTTTAAAACTTTTAACAAGTATGGCAAAGAAAACAGCACTTGAAAAACTTCCTAAACGGAAGTCAAGTAATGAACAAGCTGCTGAGGTTGTTAAAAGAGTCAAATTTGATGAGGGTAGCCtagttaaagaaaaagaaaaaatgaagcaGAAAGAAATGAGTTCATctgaagcagaagaagaagaagcagtagAAAATACTGAAGTTATAGAGGAAGATGAAGAAG aAGAACCTTCCAAGAGAGCCATTACCTATGAAATGGCGAAAAATAAAGGTCTTACGCCACATAGGAAGAAGGAACAGAGGAATCCTAGAGTCAAACATAAGCTTAAGTTCAGAAAAGCTATCATTAGACGTAAAGGAGCT GTTCGGGAACCAAGAAAGGAATTGTCAAGATATGGGGGAGAAATATCTGGTATTAAATCCACAGTTTCTAGAAGCATTAAGATCAAAACCTAA
- the Sas10 gene encoding something about silencing protein 10 isoform X2, with amino-acid sequence MRIDNDEDYSASDSDEDYTENEKILLDKVRNRGKKFSDDKQEVFGVGGDESEDNEDDDDGDRSDLALSDVEGQEEDDLPDTRAWGKDKRKFYQTDYVDGDYGGFQGKDAQLAELEEEEARNLQKQLAQHLDDDDFGLDIFAKKAEEDDKQNEEIIKTDISKLSKRQKLQIMQKESPEFFNLVQDFQNKITVANLYLHPVLKKAEAGGIPQCKAVDFVQFKYELILNYCTNIYMYLLLKSSKANVQNHPLIKRLYQYRQLLLKLEPVYEEIIKPQIELILNEGTKEADTEKPKKTKKPLKLLTSMAKKTALEKLPKRKSSNEQAAEVVKRVKFDEGSLVKEKEKMKQKEMSSSEAEEEEAVENTEVIEEDEEEPSKRAITYEMAKNKGLTPHRKKEQRNPRVKHKLKFRKAIIRRKGAVREPRKELSRYGGEISGIKSTVSRSIKIKT; translated from the exons ATgag gaTTGATAATGACGAGGATTATAGTGCATCAGACTCTGACGAGGATTACacagaaaatgaaaaaatattacttGATAAAGTAAGAAATCGAGGCAAGAAGTTTTCAGATGATAAG CAAGAAGTTTTTGGTGTTGGAGGCGATGAATCGGAAGATAATGAAGACGACGACGACGGAGACAGAAGTGATTTAGCATTAAGTGATGTTGAAGGACAGGAGGAAGACGATTTACCAGATACTAGAGCATGGGGCAAAGATAAAAGAAAGTTTTATCAAACTGATTATGTAGATGGTGATTATGGAGGTTTTCAAGGAAAAGATGCTCAGCTTGCCGAGttagaggaagaagaagcaagAAACCTACAGAAACAACTAGCCCAGCACTTAGATGATGATGATTTTGGCCTGGATATATTTGCAAAA AAAGCTGAGGAAGATGATAAACAGAATGAGGAGATTATTAAAACTGATATTTCAAAGTTGTCTAAAAGACAAAAACTGCAAATTATGCAGAAAGAATCACCAGAGTTTTTCAATCTTGTTCAAGATTTCCAAA ATAAAATTACTGTAGCGAATTTATACTTACATCCTGTTTTAAAAAAAGCTGAAGCTGGAGGGATACCACAATGCAAAGCTGTGGATTTTGTACAGTTTAAATATGAATTGATATTAAA ctATTGTACCAATATCTATATGTACCTTTTACTGAAGTCTTCAAAGGCAAATGTGCAGAACCATCCACTGATTAAACGTCTATACCAGTATCGCCAGTTGCTTCTAAAATTAGAACCAGTGTATGAGGAAATCATTAAACCCCAAATAGAACTGATTTTAAATGAA GGCACAAAAGAAGCCGatactgaaaaacctaagaaaacAAAGAAACCTTTAAAACTTTTAACAAGTATGGCAAAGAAAACAGCACTTGAAAAACTTCCTAAACGGAAGTCAAGTAATGAACAAGCTGCTGAGGTTGTTAAAAGAGTCAAATTTGATGAGGGTAGCCtagttaaagaaaaagaaaaaatgaagcaGAAAGAAATGAGTTCATctgaagcagaagaagaagaagcagtagAAAATACTGAAGTTATAGAGGAAGATGAAGAAG AACCTTCCAAGAGAGCCATTACCTATGAAATGGCGAAAAATAAAGGTCTTACGCCACATAGGAAGAAGGAACAGAGGAATCCTAGAGTCAAACATAAGCTTAAGTTCAGAAAAGCTATCATTAGACGTAAAGGAGCT GTTCGGGAACCAAGAAAGGAATTGTCAAGATATGGGGGAGAAATATCTGGTATTAAATCCACAGTTTCTAGAAGCATTAAGATCAAAACCTAA